Proteins encoded in a region of the Pseudomonas shahriarae genome:
- a CDS encoding Tll0287-like domain-containing protein yields MRMVTIFLSGALSVAAYADDLEKMTAEGATLIPPFQQHLMDTVKSAMQTGGAVNAVEACQLLAPQIADQHSQTPWVVGRTALKVRNPDNAPDVWERQILEQFVKRAAAGEALSGLAYSEIVKGEFRMMKAIPTGEACLGCHGKELKPELAAVIDQRYPQDKARGFALGELRGAFTLRRIIETTND; encoded by the coding sequence ATGCGGATGGTAACGATTTTTCTGAGCGGAGCATTGAGCGTTGCAGCCTATGCTGACGACCTCGAAAAGATGACTGCTGAAGGGGCTACTCTTATTCCCCCCTTCCAGCAGCATCTTATGGACACCGTGAAATCAGCGATGCAAACAGGCGGAGCGGTTAACGCCGTTGAGGCTTGCCAGTTGCTCGCACCACAAATTGCTGATCAGCATAGTCAAACACCGTGGGTTGTGGGTCGGACAGCATTAAAGGTTCGAAATCCGGATAACGCGCCAGATGTTTGGGAAAGGCAGATCCTTGAGCAGTTTGTTAAGCGCGCTGCGGCAGGTGAAGCATTATCTGGTTTAGCGTATTCGGAAATCGTAAAGGGTGAATTCCGAATGATGAAGGCTATTCCCACAGGTGAGGCGTGTTTAGGATGCCATGGTAAGGAGCTAAAGCCGGAACTGGCTGCGGTAATAGATCAACGATACCCACAGGATAAAGCCCGCGGCTTTGCTCTAGGAGAGTTGCGCGGTGCATTTACTCTACGCCGAATCATAGAGACAACAAATGATTAA
- a CDS encoding DUF6691 family protein: protein MTKLSAFIAGLLFGLGLLLAGMANPSKVLAFLDLTGAWDPSLALVMVGAIGIAVGPLTWARQQSSSLLGRPMQLPIKRELDPRLIGGSLLFGIGWGIAGICPGPAVAILLTGSWQVIVFMLAMLAGMLLFTALETRRSH, encoded by the coding sequence ATGACCAAACTGAGTGCATTCATTGCGGGTCTGCTGTTCGGCTTGGGTCTGCTTCTGGCAGGCATGGCCAATCCGAGCAAAGTACTCGCTTTCCTCGATTTAACCGGTGCCTGGGATCCTTCCTTGGCGTTGGTCATGGTCGGGGCGATCGGCATAGCCGTTGGCCCGCTAACCTGGGCGCGACAGCAATCAAGTTCTCTGCTGGGAAGGCCAATGCAGCTACCGATCAAACGTGAGTTGGACCCGCGCTTGATTGGCGGGAGCCTGTTGTTCGGCATCGGCTGGGGAATAGCAGGCATCTGTCCTGGCCCCGCCGTGGCAATTCTGCTGACAGGAAGCTGGCAAGTGATTGTGTTCATGTTGGCCATGCTGGCCGGCATGTTGTTGTTTACTGCGCTGGAGACCCGGCGCAGCCATTGA
- a CDS encoding YeeE/YedE family protein — MNVDWLNFTPWSSLAGGALIGLAASLFVVANGRIAGISGLIGSFLQRGSEGVSEKALFLLGLLIAPLLWGLFATLPQIEFQSGWFELIVAGVLVGIGTRYGSGCTSGHGVCGISRLSPRSMVATACFMFSGFATVFVLRHLLGGWT; from the coding sequence ATGAATGTCGACTGGCTCAACTTCACTCCCTGGTCATCCCTTGCAGGCGGTGCATTGATTGGCTTGGCGGCCAGTCTATTCGTCGTCGCCAACGGGCGTATCGCAGGCATCAGCGGTCTGATCGGCAGTTTTTTACAGCGTGGGAGCGAGGGGGTGAGTGAGAAAGCACTTTTTCTCCTGGGCCTGCTCATCGCGCCTCTTCTATGGGGCTTGTTCGCCACGCTGCCGCAGATTGAGTTCCAAAGTGGCTGGTTCGAATTGATCGTCGCCGGTGTATTGGTGGGCATCGGCACACGATATGGTTCAGGTTGCACCAGTGGCCATGGGGTGTGCGGCATATCGCGCCTTTCGCCGCGATCGATGGTTGCCACTGCGTGCTTCATGTTCAGTGGTTTCGCCACAGTGTTTGTCTTGCGTCATCTGCTGGGGGGTTGGACATGA
- a CDS encoding YgaP family membrane protein, protein MKANIGTIDRSLRVVAGLLLIGLSLSGVIGVWGWIGLVPLATGIFRFCPVYTLLGIKTCNRC, encoded by the coding sequence ATGAAAGCGAACATTGGAACCATTGACCGTAGCCTGCGCGTTGTCGCTGGTCTGCTTCTCATTGGCCTCAGTCTATCCGGTGTGATCGGCGTGTGGGGTTGGATAGGTTTGGTGCCGCTGGCCACTGGCATTTTCCGTTTCTGCCCTGTCTATACGTTGCTAGGCATCAAAACCTGTAACCGTTGCTGA